Below is a window of Holophagales bacterium DNA.
TCGGGACGGCCTTGGCCGCTCGCGCGGCGTACGCTCGGAGTCCAGCTGCGTGGGCGAGTTCTTCGAAGACCGTTTCCTTTCGTCCTGTCTCCACTTCAATGAGCAGTGGCTGGACGTGGACCTCACCGCGCGCCTCTGACCGAACGACGATCAGGGCATCGGGGCGAAGCGTGAGGCGAGCCTGGCCGTCCGCGAGGAAGAGGCGCGACCGCAGTGCAGGCGTCAGGTGCTGCTCGATCGGGGCGGTCGGGATCTCGAGGCTCACTTCCTTGTCGAACCTCGAGAAGACGATCTCGCCCTTGGGGAGCGCGCTCGCTCCGGCACTCGCGAGGGCGAGCAGGTTTGCGATCGCGAGCTGATGGTGGAGCTGCCCGAGTTCGATCCTCTCGACGGCCGTTCGCGTCTTCGCCACGTTCTCGACGACGCGGAGGAGCGCCTGCTCGTCCCTCGTCGTAAGGGAGGCGAGCGCTTGTGCGCCTCGCCGACCGAGGAGGTAGTAGTTCGGCTGCGATCCCGTTCCGCGCGGGGCCGGGGGCTGCAGCCGGTCCAGGAGCCCGGCCTTGTAGAGGGCCTGCACGCGGTCAACGAGACCGCTGTACCCGCCGAAGCGCTCGGGGTCGAGGCGAAGACTGTCGAGAGAGACGAAGTGCCAGTCAGCCGCGGCCTCGAGGATCGCCAGATCCCGGACTCCGAGGGCCCGGCGCTTCCCGTCCGCTCCATCCACCAGGTGTAGCCGCTCCTTCGTGCTGGGCGGCGTCGTAGATGACGGCATCGTCGCGGCTATCGTCGTTGTGGCCGCCGCCTTCGGCGCCACCGGCGGCTCCGCTGGCTTCGGGGCCAGTGGGACCGCCGCGACCGCTGCTGTTCCGCCAGGCTCGAACGGGAGGCGGCCGCGTCGATTGGCCCGGGCCACGTCCTGTTGAAACGCCCGTGCTTGCTCTGCGACAGGAACGCCGAAGAGCTCCGATGGATATTCCCGCTGCCTGTCGAGGAGGACCCTGCGAGTCTTCCCGCCGTAGGAGAGGAAGAGCACGTGGTCCGGGGTGCGGAGAATCTCCTGCGCCTCGACCATCGCCTGCTCGGATACCGGGGTGAAGTGGAGGAGCTTCGACCATGTCTCGCTCGCCTGCTTCGAACGCGTCGATTGCTCCTGGTGCCCCTTCGAGTCGGCTGTCCCGCTCGTGATGCTTTCGGTGTTCCCAGTCGAGTTCGCCGAGCCAGCGTTCCGTCCGCTCCCCTCCCCGCGACTGATGCCTCGGGGCGTCTCCAGATCGAGGGGTCGAATTCTCCGCGTTCGTCGCTGCTGTAGCTTCGTCCGTCACTCTCGGAGTTCGACTGAGACGATCCGAAGGTCTCCGCGCGTGACCGCGTTTCGCCCCACGACCGACCTAGCGATTCCGCCAGCCCCGCTGTCTCTCCGCGGCTCGTCGTCTCGTACGGGATGAGGAGGCCGTCCGGCTGGAACTTCCGAAGTCGGTAGGCGAGATCCGTCGCCGTCTTCAGCGCGTCCACGCCCTCGGGCCGGAACTGCCCGCGGAGCTTCGCGAACGAGTACATGAGATCCGAGAGGCCAGGCGAAACGCTCTCGAGCTGGGCGGCGCGCTGGTGCAGGAGGACGACCGACCAGCGCTTGTTTCGCTGGATGGCCCAGTCCTGGGCCACCCCGCTGTCGACCCAGAACGGTTCGTCGATCACTTGGAGCCCGTACGCGGTCGGCAGGCGATTCGGCTCCCGCGCTCGCACCCACGTCCGGACGATGGAGTCGTACGCGCGGAAGAGGACGGTCGCGAGCGTCAGATCCGAGAGGACGTGGGAGATGAGGAGCTTTCCTCCCGAACCAAGGAGGCGCGGGAGATCCAGAGTCTGGTCGTTCACGTAGTCGGCGCCGGGCGACACGTGAAAGTAGTTGAGGGCGTTGTCGGTGCTTTCCGTTTCCTGGCGATACGTCGGCTTCGGGAGGCGTTGAAGGGCCAGGAAGATCTGCACCTGATCTCGATGGAAGCCGACTTCCTCCGGGAGAAGGCCGATCCGCTCGGCCTCGGTGAGGCAGAACGGGAGGAACCCCTCGCGTCCGAGGAGTAGGTCTTTGTACTCCCGGATCGGGCGCCCGGCGGCGGCGAGGATCGTGATGACGCTCATGGCCACCCGACGGAACCGCACCCGCTTGTCCGCGTCGTCGGCGAAGAGCCGGTTGAAGACCTGATAGGTCCGCGTCGCAACCTGCTCGAGCGTCTCGCGCCGACCATCCGGCAGCATCTGCCTCCGGAGAAGGTCGATCGAGATCTGTCGTTCCTCGCCGCCGAAGACGAGGAGCGGGTGACGGAGGACGAACTGGGCGGCTTGCTCCCGGAACTCCGGGAACCGGTCCGCGTAGGCCATGCGTCGCGTCGCGAGGCAGGCGACTGCGTTGAAGACGTTCGTCGCGAGTGTCCCCGCGCCGTCGAAGATGACGGTGGGAAGCGGCGCCCGCAGGGCCTGGTAAAGCGGCCCGAGAATGTGGTTGCTCTTCCCTATCCCGATCTCCCCGACGCACCAGTAGGACGTCAGGAAGTGGCTGAGGGAGAGGACCATCCTCTGGCCGGTATCAAGATCCGTTCCGAGAGGAAACGTATGTTCGAGCGGTGATGCTCGCGTGGGCGGCCTGAGCGCGATGCTGTGGTCGGGCATGGGATACCTCCTGTAGGAAGTGCTGTCAGAACCGGGCTGCCGGGAAGGGCTCCGTACCGCTGAAGACGCTCTGTTCTCGATCGATGAGATCCCGAAGCTTGCGGGCTTCCTTCGCGGCGATCTCACCCTCGAGCCGCGCGAGACGCTCGCGGTACCCATCGGAGAGTTTCGCCGCCCACTGCTCTCGAGGCATCCTGAGGTAGGTTTCGGCGGCCTTCGCCGCCTCGCGAATTGCCTCGAGTTCGGGCTTGCCCTGGAGGGCGTGCTGTTCCCGATAGACGAACCGGACGACGGGGGCGATCGGGTGGCAGGTGTCGTCGCCGTAGATGGCCGGGTAGAGGAACTGCCGCAGCTCGTTTCGCGTTGCCGGGGTGCCGATGCGTTCGATGACGCTTTCGGCGTCCGCCTCCGTGGCTCCGGCCGTCGGCGTGGGAGCCGGACGGCTCCGCGCGAACGCCGTGTCATACCGATCTCGCTCCGTCTTCGCTCGAACGTCGAGACGCCTCGTTCGCGCCTGGTCGTAATCGAGCTCGGCCTCTTCGAGGAAGGCACGCGCGCGGACGTCACTCGCCAGTATCTCGAGGCGGGCCTCCTCGCGGGCGTTCCGTTCCTCGCGGTTCCGTCCGAGGTTGATGGCCGTTCGCTGCGCTTCCGCTGTCGCGGCGGCCAGGTGCTGCTGGGCGCAGATCGCGACTGATCGCGCCCGGAGTTCTTCGGCCTCGAGTGTCGCCCTCGCGTGGTCGAGCCGCGCCTTCGCGACAGCGACTCCCACGCGATCCTCGCGTGTGGCTTCGCGAATGTGGGCGCCGTCGTGGATATCGTGGATCTGGTCCATCGCGCGGGCGTGGTGGACGGCGGCGTCGTCACAGATCTTCTTGGCCGCTGCCCCAATCTCTGCCCCCCGCTGGATCGAGAGCGCCACAGCGTTTCTTGCGTCGGCCCGGGAGCTGGCCGCACGGGCGAGGTTTGACCAGCCCTGCGCGACGGCGCGCGACGTCCGTTCGAACTTGCGGGCGTCTCGCGGCGATCCCATGCTCTGGCTCATGAGCTCTGAGCTTGAGGAGCCATCGTGGATCGGGCCGGTGATCTCATCGGGTTGCAATACCCGCATCGACGAGGACGACGGCGAGCTCGGGACGAGCCCGGCCTTCGGGCTGGCCGGCTCTTCCGATTCGATGCGATCGGCAGGGCCAGTCGCCCGTGGCCCAGTTGGGACACTCTGGAAGTGGGGGCGGCTGTACTTCGGTACGTACATGATTAGCTCCTTCCCGTAATCGCGCTGACGCGCTGGATGAACCGTGCTTCTTCTTCGTCCACGGCTGATGAGAGACGCTGGATTCGCAGGGCGTCGGCGCGCAAGCGCTGCTCGAGGGCCGCCGCAGCCCTGGCGTGCTCCTCCGGACTGATTACGATCTGGCGGGATCCGCTCCCTCGGGTCGCGAAGCCCGCGACGATTCCGATCACCAGTACTCCGAGGAGCAGCCAGCCCAGCCTTGACTCCACGAACCCCGCGAGGCGGCTCGGTGTTGGGACCTGCACTTCGCGATAGACGGTCTGTATGACCGGCTGCGACGTCGGAGCCAGCGGCGCCGCGCCTGCCCGCCCGGCACCAGCCCCGGTGTCTTCCGAGGCCGGCTCCGGGGTCATCGCCACCACCGTAGGGCTCGCCTTACTGGCCACTTCCTGTTCCCGCTGCTTGACCGCCTTCCTTTGCGCATCCGCAGCTTCGGCCCGACGCACGGCGATCCAAGAGAGGTACCACTTCAGTCCGTGGACCGTCCTGTTCTCCTCTGCGGCTGCTCGCTCGACCATGAGGGAGGGAGATGACGGGTTGCCGTATTCGCGACCTCAGTGAAGGTCGAGGTGATGTCGTCCCACGCGTACATGCCGGTGCATTCGCCCGGGACGTTCATTCGGATGACGCCAGCTAGCCTCGGCTCATAGCCATCCGGGCGATTCACCACGATCGGCAACGACCCCGCGAGGACCTTGCTGGTATCGCGAAGCCCGAAATGCCTCGGAGGAGCCTTAAATCCAGCCGTTTCGCAGGGGCCGCCTCCGATGATCGCTCTCATTGCTGTCCGCGCTTCTTCCACGGTCGCGACCGAATTGCGCCTCGCCTCCGCTTTCGCTGGGACGTCGCACCCGAGCACGATTGCTGCGAGGATGACTGGGCGCCACGCACGGGCGCTCGTAGGGTTCTTCACGCCTCACCTCCCGCCGACTTCACGGATTCGGAGGTACGCGGGCGGCCGCGGCGGGGAGCCGCGGGCGGCTCATTCGGCGTGTCGCCGACGAGCGAGCGGAGGAAGGTTTGGATGAGGGCGATCGTCTGGCGCAGGCCCTCGGTGTCGGTCGGAGTATGCGTGGCGGTAAGGGTGAGTCGCGGAGACTCGATGGACACCTTGATCTGGTCGTTCACGGGATACCTCCACAAAGAGAAAGCGGCGCCCGGAGGCGCCGCGGTTGAACCGATCGGTCGCGATCAACGCGACCATTGAAGGACGTATTTCTTGTTCGGACCCCACGGAAGGGAGCACCCGCCGTAGAGTCCACGAGACCTCCCGGACGCTCAGCACGTCCGCGTTGTCCATGAGAGAGCGAAACGCTCTCCGGGGGGCCGCGGTCTCGCGGCCTTCGGTGGGGCCCCCCTGGTTCTCAAGGCACCGCTCGGCCGCTGGGGCCGAGGCGTCCGGGAAACTCCCCCCGGCGGGTTGTGTTCGTCGTTGCTCGCTACCACCCACTAGGAGCAGCATCTATGCCATTGAATTCAAATGACTTAGATATACTTCTGAATCATTCAGAAGCATCCCGCCCTCACCGTCCTCGACGGGGGCTATCCCAGCTCGTATAAAGAGCGGGTGCACGAAATGGTGTACTTCACGAGATGACGACGCCCGCCTGTTCCCTTTGTGATGCTCCCGAGGTTCGCCCGAGACGCCACCTGACCTCCGACGAGAACGGCCGAACCATCTGCCAGTCGTGTGTCGAGGCGGGCGTCAGGGCGTATCACAAGGGGGGCGTCTCTCTCACGATCCCCCCCGCCCCGGCGCCTCCGAATCAATGCGCTCTCTGCGCCGGCGACACCTCCGTGGGGGCCACCTACCGAAGCGATCTTCGGCGCGCTGTCTGCCAGGCCTGCGTCGAGAAGGCCGTCCGCGCGCATGTCGCGGGGGGTGTCCGGCTCGACGTTCCGGCGCCACCTCTTCCGCTTGACCGCTGTGCCCTGTGCGGCCGCATCCAAGAGAACGGGGTGTTCTTCGTGACCAACCCGCCGCTTGGCTCAGCCTGCGGCCCATGTATCGAGGAATGCATGGCGCTCGTCGAAGAGCGGAGGGGTGATATCGCGTTCGATGAAGCGGCGTCGCCGGATACGCCCACGACACCCGCCGAGGTCCGGAACCTCGTCCGCCGGCTCGTTCGCCCCGAGCTGCCCTCGGAAGCGGAGTACTCCGCCCGACAGCAGGAGATTCTCGTTCGCTGGCTCACACCGTCCGCTGGCGGCGGCCCTGCTCCCTCCGTCTCCGCTGACGAGGTCGCCCAGCTTCTTCCGGATTACCTGCGATTCCGCGAATACATTGAAGAGCGACTCGCCCCCGTCGGCGCCCGGATGAAGGAACAGGAACGGGAGCACCACAATCGCCGTCTCGCGCCGTCCGATTACGCTGCAATGCTGGAGCAGGCGATTCCTGTATTTATCCGACCGCTCGGCGCGGCCGGTACCGGCCCGGCACTCTTCGGCTCGTTTCTTTCCAGGCTCGTCGAGCAGGTCCGTAACGGAGGCCCGCACGAAGTCCGCGACATTCTCCCGGTTCTCTTCGCTCCCGAGCTTCGGAGCCCAGAGATCAACGGAGGCGCGGCGGATCCTAAGAGCGATGGCCTCTTCATCAACTCGCTCGTCCGTCCCACCCTCGCACGGCTCAAGGCTTCCGCCAATGCTGTCTCGTCGCACGATGGTCGCCCGTATTTCGTCCATCTCATCATCGAGGGGGCTGAGCGCTCGAAGGGCCCGGTGAAGCTCCCCTACAGAATTGCCGTCCTCTTCTCTCACAGAGCCACGGGGGCACCTCGCTTCGCCCTCCGAGCGCCCGCTGCTCCTTCGCCTTCTCGAGCGCGCTCTTGCGTCAGACGTCCTCGATGGTCGCGTCAGGGTTGACGCTCTTGGCCCTTTCGCCCCCATCGTCGAGAACGCCATCCGCGCTGTAGCGCTCGAAACGAGACTCACGCCAGGTCGATTGCAGCTCGCCGCGACCATGCTCACGCTCGAGCGCTCCTCGCGCTCGTGACCGATGACGAGAAGACCGACGTGCTCCGCACTGTCCTCGGTCTCGATGTCGCCGGATTCCCTCCACCCCTGTCGTGGATGCCCGGCGCCACATTCGACGACTGGTTCCTGGATAAGGTTCGAATACCCCTCGCGACAATCCGAAAGCGGACGCCTCGTTCCTGCGAGCGCTACGCCTTCGCGACAGCCTGCTCTTCCACGAGAAGCTCCTGTACCTCGCCGCCTACAGTCACTCGGAGCCTGATCGTCGGGCGGAGCTCGCGGGTGCCATTGAACGCCCGATCCGCTTTGGCGCCTCCGCGACCCCCGCTCCCTCTACGCCCTTCGACCTGACGTCAACGCTGAATCTCCGAGTGAGTCAACCGCGTGACCTTCTTTCCATCTTCTCGCGATACCTCTCCGTAAATCTAAAGAATGAGGCGGACGCCCTTTCTGCCCTCAGAGACTCGCCTTCTGCGTGACCGCCCGCCTCCTCGCGATGCCGTATCGTTCATCGGTTCCTGCCCCGTCGTCTGCTCCCACCCTTCGGCCCTCGCGGTCCCGACTTCAGCTGGACTGTCGTTTCAGCCACGCGAGGTATGTGTCTGCGATAGCGAGGACGTCTTCCCGCCGCTCCAGCATCTCGCGCCCTTGGACCGCCGCCTTCAGGGCCACGCACGCGAGGACGGAATCCTGGGTTCCGCTCCGCTGTCGTCCGATCGTCGGCATCGGTTCCGGGACCGAGTCGGCGGCCACCTCGACGGAGCCCATGAGCTCAATCCTTGGGATGACCCTCCCGTCTGGACTGATGCGTTCTGTCGCGCGGACCTGAAGCTTCGAGCCACGGCGGATCTGGAGCCGGTCGAGCTCGGGAAAGAGGGAGCGCGGGTGAAAGAACGTGTGCTGTTCGCCGTCGGGCGTGGCGACACGGTAGGCCCGGTACGGTCCGTACTGCGACATGCCCTCCTTCGGGGTGTCGAAGAGGACGGTCAGTTCCGTCGTTGCGCCGGACGGGAGAAAGGAATTCGACGCCATAGGCTTCGGGGGATTAGGGACCGGAGGTCGGGTGTGGATATGACGGGCTGCGGAATGCCCGCTCGGACGATCCGTCACTCGGGACCGTCAGGTGGCGGGCATCCCACAGCCCTTGGAGCACGCGGCGGCGTTTCCCACAGATCCACGCCCGCTGCTAACGAGAGCTCCTTCTCTTCTCGAATAGAAATGCGGCCCGGGAACGGCCTTACGCGTCCGACTTCGCGCCCGGTTCATCGAGACTCACGGAGGCGACGCCGTCTTTCTTCTTGTACGTCAGGAGATTGATCTCCCCTGCGCGGATCTCCGTCATGTACTTCCGCTCGCCGTCTTTCTCGTAGGCGCGGTTCAGGATCGTGCCTTCGAGGTAGATCCCGGTGCCCTTTGTCAGAAACTTCATGCAGATCTCCCCGAGCTTTCCCCAGGCGACGACGCGGTGGTAGTCCGTGACTTCCTTCCTCTCGCCGTCCGACGTTGTGGATCGGTGGGTCGCGACGGGGAAGGTGGCGCGCACGGCTCCGGTCTTCGTAGCGAAGGTCTCGGGATCCGCGGCGAGGTGACCGACGAGGATGACTTTGTTGACGCTGCGCATAGTGGTGGGTTGTCAGGAAATGAGGGTGATTCGGGATAACCGCGAACTTCGCTTACCTGTCTGTGTCAGTCGCGTCCGTCCCGCTCTGGCGATCCGCTGGCCTCCCGATACTCCAGCCCTGGCCTTGAATCGCCCTGAGCACATGACGGAGGACCTCTTCGTTCTCGGCGAAACCGCCCGCGAGTGCGTCGAGCGAACCGCCCTTGTAGAAGCCACCTTCGTCGTGGATCACCAGACGGCCGTCGAGGACTTCTCGGTTCAGACGATCGAGAAGCGTGACGATGCCCGCGTGGACGCGGACCCGGTCGTCCGCGTACTGCGTTTTGACGAAGGCGTAGGGAAGAATCCCCGTACCTTCGACCCACTCGAGGCCGAAGGTCTCGCAGCCGGGGTCCGGATCCCAGAGCGCCATTCGGACCGTTCCCGTAGCGTCCCGGGATCCCCCCTTCGCCGCGAATTCCGTATACCGCCGGTTCTCCTCCCGGAAACCTTCCTCGGAACTTCCACCCCAGGCGCGTTCCGATCTCCGTCGTGAGGGCGACGGCGCGTTCGAACCGGCCTTCGGCGGGTCTCGGGCTCAGGCCTCCGGCCGGCCTCCGTGTAGTAGTGAATCGTGACACCCATCGGAGGTAGGAGTTAAGGGATGGCCGGAGTGAGCACCGACGCGAGCCGGTCGAGTTCCGCGACCGAGGGGCCGACGGGAACGAGGTCGTACCCACGCTGAATGAGGCGCACGACCTTCGTCGCCTGAACGAACAGCGAGCGTGTTTCCGGATCGAAGGCGAGGGCTCCCTCGACGCGAAGGAGAGAGCCCTTTTCCGCGCCGGCGATCGCGGCGGCCTCGAGGCCGAGACCGACAACGGTGATTTCGGTTCGAGGCAGGTCCTCGATCTCCAGGTCGACGGTTGCCACGACGGGACCGTTCGCCGTGAGTCGGACCGTCGGAGCCCGCGCACGACCTTGGAGCGTTACGTGGTTCTCGGTGTTCCGCATGGCGGGTGGATTAGGAATTGGGACGGACCTCCGCGCGCCAGCGCGGTAAATCCGCCCATAAAACGACGGGCCGTTTCGGGAAATGCTCGCGGCGGGTCGGCCCTAATGCCGAGAGGCAGGCCGGTCGTTCAGCGCTGTTCGCCTGGCCTTCTCCAGTGGGCCTTCGCCGAACAGTCCGGAGCTGGCCCGTGGGGTCGTGGCAACGGGAGAGGCGTGGCCAGGTCGGGAGGACCGTGGCAGGGGCACACCCCCAAGGGAAGCGGGAAGATTACGAATCCCCTGCTCTCGGCAATACCCCGAGCGGATCCATCTGGGGCGTCGTGGGTTCCCGCGAGAGCAACGGTTGTTACGCGACTGAGAACAGGGGGTGATCTCTGAGTTCAAGGGGGCGCTTCTGACCTGCCCCCGTTTCCCGTACAACTCGGGTTTGGAGACTCCGGGTTGAGATCGTAGCAGTCGTCGGCTGCGGGCTTCGTGGCTTTCAAGCGGCCTCGCTCCGAAACTGAGCCGCGAACTCTGCCGGTGTCCTGTCGCCGATGGAACTGTGGGGACGGACCTCGTTGTAGTCGACGCGCCAGGCCTCGATGACCTCCCGAGCGTGCCGGAGCGACGTGAACCAGTGCGCCTCGAGGCACTCTTCGCGGAGTCGCCCGTTGAAGCTCTCGATGAAGGCGTTCTGGGTCGGCTTGCCGGGTTGAATGAACCGGATCTCGATGCCTCTCTCCTCCGCCCAGGTCAGGAAGGCGCGGCTCGTGAACTCCGGACCGTTGTCGCAGACGAATGTGCTGGGGAAGCCTCGGGTCAACCGGAGCTCCTCGAGGAGGCGGACGACTCTGAGGCCGCCGATCGAGGTGTCCACATGGATCGTCGGGCACTCCCGGGAGAAGTCGTCGACGACGGTGAAGGCACGAAACCGTCGGTTGCCCTCGAAGCGATCCGCGACGAAGTCGATGGACCACCGCTGGCATGGAGCTGTCGCGGGCATCAGTGGCTGCGGCCGCTGCCAGAGCCGCCTCTTGGGTCGTTTTCGCGGTAGCGCGAGCCCTTCGGACTGGTAGAGCCGGAAGAGCCGCTTGTGGTTGATCTGGTGTCCTTCTCTTCGAAGAAAGATCCCCAGCCTTCGGTATCCGAATCGTGGACGCCCAGAGGCCAGCGCCCGGATCTTCTCTCGCAGCTCCGCGTCCGTTGCCCGGCGGGCTTCATATCGGTACGTCGATCGGCCCAGCCCGACCAGCCTGCAAGCTCCTGCTTCGCTC
It encodes the following:
- a CDS encoding replication-relaxation family protein: MDGADGKRRALGVRDLAILEAAADWHFVSLDSLRLDPERFGGYSGLVDRVQALYKAGLLDRLQPPAPRGTGSQPNYYLLGRRGAQALASLTTRDEQALLRVVENVAKTRTAVERIELGQLHHQLAIANLLALASAGASALPKGEIVFSRFDKEVSLEIPTAPIEQHLTPALRSRLFLADGQARLTLRPDALIVVRSEARGEVHVQPLLIEVETGRKETVFEELAHAAGLRAYAARAAKAVPTFLGSNGLTAVRPFRLLYVAATPSLEARLATGVRRAVDALNPRDRELVLLTSLDLAHPPVLPTTRAERAEALRAKADRFFSAVWRTAEREERIGLSL
- the ssb gene encoding single-stranded DNA-binding protein, with the translated sequence MRSVNKVILVGHLAADPETFATKTGAVRATFPVATHRSTTSDGERKEVTDYHRVVAWGKLGEICMKFLTKGTGIYLEGTILNRAYEKDGERKYMTEIRAGEINLLTYKKKDGVASVSLDEPGAKSDA
- a CDS encoding IS3 family transposase (programmed frameshift), giving the protein MKGKRFTEEQIIGVLKEAEAGSPTKDLCRRHGISEQSFYRWKAKYGGMEVSEAKRLRALEDENGRLKHIVAEQALDIAALKGGAGKKVVTPAAKRKAARVMVTEFRRSEAGACRLVGLGRSTYRYEARRATDAELREKIRALASGRPRFGYRRLGIFLRREGHQINHKRLFRLYQSEGLALPRKRPKRRLWQRPQPLMPATAPCQRWSIDFVADRFEGNRRFRAFTVVDDFSRECPTIHVDTSIGGLRVVRLLEELRLTRGFPSTFVCDNGPEFTSRAFLTWAEERGIEIRFIQPGKPTQNAFIESFNGRLREECLEAHWFTSLRHAREVIEAWRVDYNEVRPHSSIGDRTPAEFAAQFRSEAA